The following are from one region of the Bacillus methanolicus MGA3 genome:
- a CDS encoding NAD(P)/FAD-dependent oxidoreductase: protein MQEDQKVYDITIIGGGPTGLFTAFYGGMRQASVKIIESLPQLGGQLSALYPEKYIYDVAGFPKIRAQELINNLKEQMAKFEPTVVLEQSVEKLEKQPDGIFKLTTNKEIHYSKTIIITAGNGAFQPRRLELENASQYEGKNLHYFIEDLNQFAGKKVVVFGGGDSAVDWALMLEPIAEKVTIVHRRDKFRAHEHSVENLKNSKVEIKTPYVPAELIGDGEKIKQVVIQIANGEEKEVIDVDAVIVNFGFVSSLGPIKEWGLAIEKNSIVVNSKMETSIPGIYAAGDICTYDGKVKLIACGFGEAPTAVNNAKAYIDPKARVQPMHSTSMFNQ from the coding sequence GTGCAAGAAGATCAAAAAGTTTATGACATTACAATTATTGGCGGCGGCCCCACAGGTTTATTTACTGCATTTTATGGAGGTATGAGACAGGCTTCCGTAAAAATTATTGAAAGCTTGCCGCAGCTGGGCGGTCAATTATCTGCCCTGTATCCTGAAAAATACATATACGATGTTGCCGGTTTTCCAAAAATCCGTGCCCAAGAACTCATAAATAACTTAAAAGAGCAAATGGCAAAATTCGAACCAACGGTTGTTCTTGAACAATCGGTAGAGAAGCTGGAAAAGCAGCCTGACGGAATTTTTAAATTGACAACCAACAAGGAAATCCATTATTCCAAGACAATAATCATTACCGCAGGAAACGGAGCATTCCAGCCTCGCCGTCTGGAACTTGAAAACGCTTCGCAATATGAAGGGAAAAATCTTCATTACTTCATTGAAGATTTAAATCAATTTGCCGGTAAAAAGGTAGTTGTATTTGGTGGAGGAGACTCTGCCGTTGACTGGGCATTAATGTTAGAACCGATAGCAGAAAAAGTTACAATTGTACACCGCCGCGATAAATTCCGTGCACATGAGCACAGTGTTGAGAACCTGAAAAATTCTAAAGTTGAAATAAAGACTCCGTATGTCCCTGCAGAGTTAATTGGCGATGGAGAAAAAATTAAGCAAGTTGTTATCCAAATAGCAAATGGAGAAGAAAAAGAAGTCATTGATGTTGATGCGGTAATCGTTAATTTTGGTTTCGTATCATCCCTTGGCCCAATCAAGGAATGGGGATTAGCAATCGAGAAAAATTCGATTGTTGTTAACTCCAAGATGGAAACAAGTATCCCCGGTATTTATGCAGCAGGGGACATTTGCACTTATGATGGAAAAGTTAAGCTAATTGCTTGCGGATTTGGAGAAGCTCCAACTGCTGTTAATAACGCAAAAGCCTATATCGACCCGAAAGCAAGAGTACAGCCAATGCACAGTACATCGATGTTTAATCAGTAA
- a CDS encoding HesB/IscA family protein — protein MQDVLVITEAAAFQIKDMMKQNEEEGSFLRVAVKGGGCSGLSYGMGFEHEPENEDIQFQQHGIKILVDKKSAAILNGTKIDYKQSLMGGGFTIDNPNAIATCGCGSSFRTSTVAGTPEEC, from the coding sequence ATGCAAGACGTTCTTGTGATTACGGAAGCAGCAGCGTTTCAAATAAAGGATATGATGAAGCAAAATGAAGAAGAAGGCTCTTTTTTAAGGGTTGCGGTTAAGGGCGGAGGCTGCAGCGGTCTCTCATATGGAATGGGTTTTGAGCACGAGCCGGAAAATGAGGATATCCAATTTCAACAGCACGGCATTAAAATTCTAGTGGATAAAAAAAGCGCCGCGATATTAAATGGAACAAAAATTGATTACAAACAGTCGTTAATGGGCGGCGGTTTTACAATCGACAATCCCAATGCGATCGCTACCTGCGGCTGCGGTTCATCATTCCGCACATCAACAGTTGCCGGTACGCCGGAAGAGTGCTAA
- a CDS encoding DUF2225 domain-containing protein, whose amino-acid sequence MAGLTPLYNKTYQCMMCKNTFSTKKVRSRFVKVTGYDSDFRPVYESDENNPILYFINVCPHCGFSFSDDSSPYFPPGTKEEITQKICKQWVPQNFGQERTVIDSIKTYKLAAYCATLKKEKHIVIAGMYMRLAWLYRSINNVMQEQRFMKLAINEYMESYSNGDYQGTQVSEIRILYLIGELSRRIHNIKQATQFFSKVIEKQSRTVETKIVGMAKDRWHEIRELQKNT is encoded by the coding sequence ATGGCCGGGCTTACGCCTCTTTACAACAAAACTTATCAATGCATGATGTGCAAAAATACGTTTTCCACCAAAAAAGTCCGTTCCCGATTTGTCAAAGTAACAGGCTACGATTCAGACTTCCGTCCGGTTTATGAATCAGATGAAAACAATCCCATCCTTTACTTTATTAATGTCTGCCCTCATTGCGGCTTCTCATTTTCTGATGATTCTTCGCCATATTTTCCTCCTGGTACGAAAGAAGAAATTACACAGAAAATTTGCAAACAGTGGGTTCCACAAAATTTTGGTCAAGAGAGAACCGTGATCGATTCAATTAAAACGTATAAGCTCGCTGCCTATTGTGCTACTCTAAAGAAAGAAAAACATATTGTTATTGCTGGAATGTATATGCGGCTTGCATGGTTGTATCGGTCTATCAATAATGTGATGCAAGAACAACGTTTTATGAAACTTGCGATTAACGAATACATGGAATCGTACTCTAATGGTGATTATCAAGGAACTCAAGTATCGGAAATCAGAATTCTCTATTTAATCGGAGAGCTTTCGAGAAGAATTCATAATATCAAACAAGCAACCCAATTTTTTTCAAAAGTCATCGAAAAGCAGAGCCGAACTGTTGAAACAAAAATTGTTGGCATGGCAAAAGACAGATGGCATGAGATAAGGGAGCTCCAAAAAAATACCTAA
- a CDS encoding YuzB family protein, with translation MIKPIIEFCIRNLARGSHAALEQLERDPNLDIIEYGCLGYCGKCAEHLFALVNGELVTGETPDELVENIYQFLEENPMF, from the coding sequence ATGATTAAGCCTATCATAGAGTTCTGCATCAGAAACTTGGCCAGGGGCTCTCATGCTGCTCTCGAACAGTTGGAAAGAGACCCGAACCTGGACATTATAGAATATGGATGTCTTGGTTATTGCGGGAAATGTGCAGAACATTTATTTGCGCTTGTAAATGGTGAGCTTGTTACCGGGGAAACTCCTGATGAGTTGGTAGAAAATATATATCAATTCCTGGAGGAAAATCCGATGTTTTAA
- a CDS encoding NAD(P)/FAD-dependent oxidoreductase, with translation MKNLVLLGGGYGGMRILHRLLPNHLPEDVSITLIDRVPYHCLKTEYYALAAGTISDHHIRVPFPEHPRLNIKFGEITGIDLKEKKVFLKDQESVQYDDLVIGLGCEDKYHNVPGADLYTYSIQTIEKSRCTYQALNNLEPGSTVAIVGAGLSGVELASELSESREDLQIKLFDRGSHILSAFPKRLSTYVENWFDNHNVEIVNNANITRVEENVLFNHDIPVHCDAIVWTAGIQPNKVVRELDVEKDRQGRVVLTPQHNLPNDEHVYVVGDCASLPHAPSAQLAEGQAEQIVQVLLKRWNGEQPPESFPPIKLKGILGSLGRKHGFGLVADRPITGRVPRLLKSGVLWMYKYHNG, from the coding sequence ATGAAAAATCTAGTGTTGCTAGGCGGCGGTTACGGAGGCATGAGAATACTACACCGTCTTTTGCCAAATCATTTGCCTGAGGATGTATCTATTACACTTATCGATCGTGTTCCATACCATTGTTTAAAAACTGAATATTATGCTCTCGCTGCGGGAACAATTTCAGATCATCACATCCGGGTACCATTTCCAGAACATCCGCGGTTAAATATTAAGTTCGGTGAAATTACAGGAATTGACCTTAAGGAAAAGAAGGTTTTTCTAAAAGATCAGGAATCGGTTCAATATGATGACCTCGTGATTGGCCTTGGCTGCGAAGACAAATATCATAATGTACCTGGAGCCGATCTTTATACCTATAGCATTCAGACAATTGAAAAATCAAGATGCACTTATCAAGCCCTTAATAACCTTGAACCCGGATCAACTGTCGCAATTGTCGGCGCAGGATTAAGCGGAGTGGAGCTGGCAAGCGAATTAAGTGAAAGCCGGGAAGATCTTCAAATTAAGTTGTTTGACAGGGGAAGCCACATTTTATCAGCCTTCCCGAAACGGTTAAGTACTTATGTGGAAAACTGGTTTGACAATCACAATGTAGAAATTGTGAATAATGCAAACATTACGAGAGTTGAAGAAAATGTGCTATTCAACCATGACATTCCTGTTCATTGTGATGCGATCGTTTGGACTGCAGGTATCCAGCCGAATAAGGTTGTTAGGGAATTAGATGTAGAAAAGGATAGACAAGGAAGAGTAGTGCTGACTCCTCAGCACAATCTTCCGAATGACGAGCATGTTTATGTTGTAGGCGACTGTGCAAGCCTTCCTCATGCTCCGAGCGCCCAGCTTGCAGAAGGCCAGGCAGAACAAATTGTCCAGGTTCTGTTAAAACGTTGGAACGGCGAACAGCCGCCGGAAAGTTTTCCGCCAATCAAACTTAAAGGAATTCTTGGATCCCTTGGCAGAAAACATGGTTTTGGTTTAGTCGCAGACCGCCCTATTACAGGACGTGTTCCCCGCCTATTGAAATCAGGCGTACTATGGATGTATAAGTATCATAATGGATAA
- a CDS encoding YmaF family protein has product MEIPVSGFMYHSDHSDPMHSHHLYITTWDGRPVSVHVHEYKGVTSYDAGHNHRYAGTTEPAPSGVQHTHKYFTFTSFDDGHRHQIRGITGTVIPLPGGGHYHEFSGVTTVEGTNPHRHKYRGRTN; this is encoded by the coding sequence ATGGAAATACCTGTTTCTGGATTTATGTACCATTCAGATCATTCAGACCCCATGCATTCTCATCACCTTTATATAACCACCTGGGATGGAAGACCTGTTTCTGTCCATGTCCACGAATATAAAGGAGTCACCTCTTATGATGCAGGACATAATCACAGATATGCCGGAACTACTGAACCCGCTCCGAGTGGCGTCCAACATACCCACAAATACTTTACCTTTACTTCTTTTGATGATGGACATAGACATCAGATTCGTGGAATTACTGGTACTGTTATACCCCTTCCTGGAGGCGGCCATTATCACGAATTTAGTGGTGTTACTACAGTAGAGGGAACAAATCCTCATAGACATAAATATCGTGGAAGAACAAATTAA
- a CDS encoding IseA DL-endopeptidase inhibitor family protein — MKKFFSLVMAAVFLLTFSFGASAQTKSAQTKNDLTSSQAIKLALIARQHYWDTMNGHIQKVKNSKCSSKTFIYKGTEYRYFCSELDTKEKLVKYLNEIFTLNAINKGIKKYRFIEYHGKLAQPNADSGSLLEWNKAKAKLIYQRKDIRLYEFTVPYGNPVKYEKRKVTFVKVRNKWQINAFDAVR, encoded by the coding sequence ATGAAAAAATTTTTTTCACTGGTCATGGCTGCTGTATTTTTGTTGACTTTTAGTTTTGGTGCTTCTGCTCAAACAAAATCTGCTCAAACAAAAAATGATCTAACAAGCAGTCAAGCAATCAAACTTGCCTTAATTGCTCGACAACATTATTGGGACACAATGAATGGCCACATTCAAAAAGTAAAAAATTCAAAGTGCTCGTCAAAAACATTTATTTATAAAGGAACTGAGTATCGATATTTCTGCAGTGAGCTTGATACTAAAGAGAAACTTGTTAAATACTTGAATGAAATTTTTACCTTAAACGCAATCAACAAAGGAATTAAAAAGTATAGATTCATTGAATATCATGGTAAACTTGCACAGCCAAATGCAGACAGTGGAAGTTTACTTGAATGGAATAAAGCAAAAGCAAAGTTAATTTATCAAAGAAAAGACATTCGCTTATATGAGTTCACTGTTCCATACGGAAACCCAGTAAAGTATGAAAAGAGAAAAGTTACTTTCGTTAAAGTAAGAAATAAATGGCAAATAAATGCATTTGATGCTGTTAGATAA
- a CDS encoding YuzD family protein, whose amino-acid sequence MKIREMNREVEYVEKKEVEIVVYGAEQLCASCVNLPSSKETFEWLEAAMARKFPNQPFKISYVDIFNPPEDENKKKFARKVIDQDMFYPVVLIEDKIVGEGNPRLKTIFAEMEKYGYKAE is encoded by the coding sequence ATGAAAATAAGAGAGATGAATAGGGAAGTGGAATACGTGGAAAAAAAAGAAGTGGAAATTGTCGTATATGGGGCAGAACAGCTTTGTGCGAGCTGTGTGAATCTTCCTTCTTCAAAAGAAACGTTCGAGTGGCTGGAAGCTGCAATGGCCAGAAAGTTTCCTAATCAGCCTTTTAAAATTTCATATGTCGATATTTTTAACCCGCCAGAAGACGAAAACAAGAAAAAATTCGCCAGAAAAGTGATCGACCAGGATATGTTTTATCCGGTTGTGCTAATCGAAGATAAAATAGTTGGAGAAGGGAATCCAAGATTAAAAACAATATTTGCGGAAATGGAGAAATATGGATATAAGGCAGAATAA
- the thrB gene encoding homoserine kinase: protein MTEDEMVIIQVPASTANLGPGFDSVGLALNLYLTIAAEISSKWEITFLTEELQSLPTDETNFISQTAIYTASLFQREMPPCKLKVKSSIPLARGLGSSAAAIVAAIELADTMCQLSLSKQEKLEIASRIEGHPDNVGASLFGGLVIGQQTAEEVNCAVFSNISFDVVAVIPKDELLTKDSRGVLPEQLSFQEAVQAGATANLLVASLISGNWEMAGKMMRNDLYHQPYRRNLVPHLGLIENHAFDFGAFGVALSGAGPAVICCTETDKGERTASLLKDLLPDMEVLNLKIDRTGSKVTTEKLSCL from the coding sequence ATGACCGAGGATGAAATGGTCATCATCCAGGTCCCTGCTAGTACAGCCAACCTGGGACCTGGGTTTGACTCGGTTGGATTAGCTTTAAATCTTTATTTAACCATTGCAGCGGAGATTAGCAGCAAATGGGAGATCACTTTCCTTACCGAAGAACTGCAATCCCTCCCAACAGACGAGACAAACTTCATTAGCCAGACAGCGATTTATACAGCATCTCTTTTTCAGCGGGAGATGCCTCCATGCAAATTAAAAGTAAAAAGCAGCATTCCGCTTGCAAGAGGACTTGGATCTAGTGCGGCAGCGATTGTAGCCGCGATCGAGTTAGCAGATACAATGTGCCAATTATCGTTATCGAAACAGGAAAAGCTTGAAATTGCATCAAGAATTGAAGGGCACCCTGATAATGTTGGGGCCTCACTATTTGGCGGACTCGTCATTGGCCAGCAAACAGCAGAAGAAGTAAATTGTGCTGTTTTTTCCAATATTTCATTTGATGTTGTCGCGGTGATTCCGAAAGATGAATTATTAACGAAGGATTCACGCGGAGTATTGCCGGAACAGCTGTCATTTCAGGAAGCTGTCCAGGCAGGAGCAACCGCAAATCTGCTAGTTGCATCGCTCATAAGCGGCAACTGGGAAATGGCCGGAAAAATGATGAGAAATGACTTGTATCATCAGCCATACCGCCGAAACCTTGTACCACATCTTGGCTTGATCGAGAATCATGCTTTTGATTTCGGAGCATTTGGTGTTGCATTAAGCGGAGCAGGTCCTGCTGTGATTTGCTGTACAGAAACCGATAAAGGAGAAAGAACAGCTTCTTTATTAAAGGACTTATTGCCGGATATGGAAGTGTTAAATTTGAAAATTGATCGGACTGGAAGCAAAGTGACAACGGAAAAACTTTCTTGTTTATAA
- the thrC gene encoding threonine synthase produces the protein MRWPGLLEAYKEYLPITEKTPALTLNEGNTPLIRLENISKEWGVDLYVKIEGANPTGSFKDRGMVMAVAKAKEAGSNTVICASTGNTSASAAAYAARAGMRCIIVIPAGKIAMGKVAQAVMYGAEILSIQGNFDDALKMVRNISKKEPVTLVNSVNPYRLEGQKTAAFEVCDQLGEAPDILAIPVGNAGNISAYWKGFKEYNAKKGHKLPKMYGFEAEGAAAIVHNRVFENPETIATAIRIGNPASWHLAVDAAKESNGKIDEVSDEEILIAYRKLASAEGIFAEPASCASLAGIYKQLRNGEIEQGTRIVAVLTGNGLKDPNTAIDCSPVKPVLLPNDEEALRDHIKGVVHQ, from the coding sequence ATGAGATGGCCTGGTCTTCTAGAAGCTTATAAAGAATATTTGCCGATTACTGAGAAAACGCCTGCTTTAACATTGAATGAAGGAAATACCCCGCTAATCAGGCTTGAAAATATCTCGAAGGAATGGGGGGTAGATCTGTACGTTAAGATAGAAGGAGCAAATCCGACCGGTTCATTTAAAGACCGTGGAATGGTGATGGCTGTCGCCAAAGCAAAAGAAGCTGGAAGCAATACAGTTATTTGCGCTTCAACAGGAAATACATCCGCTTCTGCCGCAGCGTATGCAGCAAGAGCAGGAATGCGCTGCATAATCGTTATTCCTGCAGGGAAAATCGCCATGGGCAAGGTGGCGCAAGCGGTGATGTATGGGGCGGAAATACTTTCGATTCAAGGGAACTTTGATGATGCTCTTAAAATGGTACGAAATATTAGCAAGAAAGAACCGGTGACACTTGTTAATTCAGTTAATCCTTACCGGCTTGAAGGGCAAAAAACAGCCGCATTTGAAGTATGCGACCAGCTGGGAGAGGCGCCTGACATATTAGCTATACCGGTTGGGAATGCAGGAAATATCAGTGCATACTGGAAAGGATTTAAAGAATATAATGCAAAAAAAGGGCATAAGTTGCCGAAAATGTATGGTTTTGAAGCCGAAGGTGCGGCCGCTATTGTTCATAACCGCGTTTTTGAAAATCCTGAAACTATTGCTACAGCAATTCGAATTGGCAATCCTGCGAGCTGGCATCTTGCAGTCGATGCTGCTAAAGAATCAAATGGGAAAATCGATGAAGTCAGTGATGAAGAAATTTTGATTGCATACCGAAAATTGGCCTCAGCAGAAGGAATTTTTGCAGAACCGGCATCATGTGCTTCCTTGGCAGGGATTTATAAACAGCTTCGAAATGGTGAAATTGAGCAGGGAACGAGAATTGTCGCTGTCCTTACAGGAAATGGTTTAAAGGATCCGAATACAGCCATTGATTGCAGTCCGGTTAAGCCTGTTCTTCTCCCGAATGATGAAGAAGCTCTTCGCGATCATATTAAGGGAGTTGTCCATCAATGA
- a CDS encoding homoserine dehydrogenase, whose protein sequence is MEAIQVGLLGLGTVGSGVVKIIENHQDKLMHQVGCPVKVKKILVQDLNKKRDVDVDPAQLTTNADDILQDPDIDVVIEVMGGIEETRNYLLKALSEKKHVVTANKDLMAVYGSELLTAASANGCDLFYEASVAGGIPILRSLVDGLASDRITKMMGIVNGTTNYILTKMSKHGRAYEEVLKEAQELGYAEADPASDVEGLDAARKMAILATLGFSMKIDLDDVKVEGITRITEEDIQYGKQLGYTMKLIGIAHREGEKVEVSVQPTLLSDSHPLASVNDEYNAVYVYGEAVGETMFYGPGAGSLPTATAVVSDLVGVMKNMRLGVNGANAVTPQYQKKLKGPDEIYSKFFLRLHVKDEVGVFANITSIFSEHSVSFEKILQMPLKENGLAEIVLVTHQASLQDYEDILVKLRDLNAVHEIKSSYRVEGSARI, encoded by the coding sequence GTGGAAGCAATCCAAGTTGGTTTGTTAGGATTAGGTACCGTTGGTTCCGGTGTTGTAAAAATTATTGAAAATCATCAGGACAAATTAATGCATCAAGTAGGTTGTCCTGTAAAAGTGAAAAAAATTCTTGTTCAGGATTTAAATAAAAAGCGTGATGTAGATGTAGATCCTGCGCAGTTAACGACAAATGCAGATGATATTCTGCAGGATCCTGATATTGATGTCGTTATTGAAGTGATGGGCGGAATAGAAGAGACAAGAAATTATCTGCTTAAAGCCTTATCAGAGAAGAAACATGTTGTGACAGCCAATAAGGATTTGATGGCCGTTTACGGATCAGAGCTTTTGACCGCTGCTTCCGCTAACGGATGCGACCTTTTTTATGAGGCAAGTGTAGCGGGCGGAATTCCAATTTTAAGAAGTTTAGTAGATGGCCTCGCTTCTGACCGAATTACAAAAATGATGGGAATTGTGAACGGTACGACGAACTACATTTTAACGAAAATGAGCAAGCATGGACGTGCTTATGAAGAAGTGTTGAAAGAAGCGCAGGAATTGGGATATGCTGAGGCCGATCCTGCTTCCGATGTAGAAGGCCTTGACGCTGCGAGAAAAATGGCCATCCTTGCAACGCTCGGATTTTCCATGAAAATTGATTTGGACGATGTAAAAGTAGAGGGAATTACAAGAATTACCGAAGAAGATATCCAATATGGGAAGCAATTAGGCTATACGATGAAATTGATCGGAATTGCCCACCGCGAAGGAGAAAAAGTAGAAGTTAGCGTTCAGCCGACTTTGCTTTCGGATTCTCATCCGCTTGCTTCTGTAAACGATGAATATAATGCGGTTTATGTTTACGGGGAAGCCGTCGGTGAAACGATGTTCTACGGTCCGGGGGCAGGAAGCCTTCCAACAGCCACTGCCGTTGTTTCCGACCTTGTAGGAGTTATGAAAAATATGCGTCTTGGCGTGAATGGAGCGAACGCTGTCACTCCTCAATATCAAAAGAAGTTAAAAGGGCCGGACGAAATCTATTCCAAATTCTTTTTAAGGCTTCACGTAAAAGATGAGGTTGGGGTTTTTGCAAATATTACATCCATATTTTCAGAGCATTCGGTTAGTTTCGAGAAAATTCTTCAGATGCCTTTAAAGGAAAATGGTCTGGCAGAGATTGTGCTTGTTACACACCAGGCATCTCTACAAGACTATGAAGATATTTTAGTGAAATTAAGAGATTTAAATGCAGTTCATGAAATAAAAAGTTCGTATCGGGTTGAAGGGAGTGCAAGAATATGA
- the yutH gene encoding spore coat putative kinase YutH: protein MSNEMLDNRNLGTSFDFSVHIYEQKGSSLKRGGTIVKQLLEQQYGIVTEEEVNLGRYKAFKRSDEFYLIIPTGNIENEELSELEKITVHLMNNGDRHVAAFVQTKEGALTSKWNETNICVLFARHVQPSKRMNPGRKLAKLHYRGRSIPFQVKKISRIGQWKQLWETRLDQMERVWKEKLFQQPENEFEKMFLESFPYYMGLTENAIQYLVDTEMDDEPVASDGGTVCHERFSEDLWTSNYYKNPFDWVFDHSSRDIAEWIRGRYFANIKTYEPDVKQFLNDYQSISPLSSFSWRLLFSRILFPLHFYECVESYYITNSEQQRHMLEDHFLKFLSQSGEYERFLGSFYQLAGVPVLKYKIPRPEWLARS from the coding sequence TTGAGTAACGAAATGCTTGATAATCGGAACCTAGGCACAAGTTTTGATTTTTCTGTTCATATATATGAACAGAAAGGAAGCAGTTTGAAGAGAGGTGGAACGATCGTGAAGCAGCTGCTTGAACAGCAATATGGCATTGTAACCGAGGAAGAAGTCAATTTGGGAAGATATAAAGCCTTTAAAAGAAGTGATGAATTCTATTTGATCATCCCCACTGGAAATATCGAAAACGAAGAGTTGTCAGAGCTTGAAAAAATTACTGTGCATTTGATGAATAACGGCGACAGGCATGTGGCAGCGTTTGTTCAAACAAAGGAAGGAGCGTTAACTTCTAAGTGGAACGAGACAAATATTTGTGTGCTGTTTGCGCGGCACGTTCAGCCATCTAAAAGAATGAATCCCGGCAGAAAACTCGCGAAATTGCATTACCGGGGCAGATCTATTCCTTTTCAAGTGAAGAAAATTAGCAGAATCGGGCAGTGGAAGCAGCTCTGGGAAACTAGACTCGACCAAATGGAAAGGGTTTGGAAGGAAAAGTTATTCCAGCAGCCAGAAAACGAATTTGAAAAAATGTTTCTAGAATCGTTTCCTTATTACATGGGACTAACAGAAAATGCTATTCAATATTTGGTTGATACAGAGATGGATGACGAGCCAGTAGCTTCAGACGGGGGAACAGTCTGCCATGAAAGATTTTCAGAGGATCTGTGGACGAGCAACTACTATAAAAATCCGTTTGATTGGGTTTTTGACCATTCCAGCAGAGACATAGCGGAATGGATTAGAGGAAGGTATTTTGCCAATATAAAAACTTATGAACCGGATGTCAAACAGTTTTTAAACGATTATCAATCAATAAGTCCGTTATCCTCTTTTTCCTGGAGGCTGTTATTTTCAAGAATATTGTTCCCTCTTCATTTTTATGAGTGTGTTGAGAGCTATTATATTACGAATTCCGAACAGCAAAGACACATGCTGGAAGATCATTTTTTGAAATTTCTATCTCAGTCAGGGGAATACGAACGGTTCCTCGGAAGTTTTTATCAACTTGCAGGGGTTCCGGTTCTAAAATATAAGATCCCTCGGCCGGAATGGTTAGCGAGATCTTGA
- a CDS encoding phosphatidylglycerophosphatase A, which translates to MKEEKKVVNLTEKTARQWLRDRGVDVKDIADLVYFLQEKYHPDLKMEDCIENVERVLSKREVQNAILTGIQLDMMAEKGMLDEPLQSIIATDEGLYGIDEILAFSIVNVYGSIGFTNYGYIDKQKPGILKELNDKSSGKCNTFLDDIVGAIAAAASSRLAHRAANAE; encoded by the coding sequence ATGAAAGAAGAAAAGAAGGTAGTCAATTTAACAGAGAAAACAGCACGGCAATGGCTCCGCGACCGGGGAGTCGATGTAAAGGATATTGCCGATCTTGTTTATTTTCTTCAGGAAAAATATCACCCGGATTTAAAAATGGAAGATTGCATTGAAAACGTGGAGCGGGTTCTATCAAAGCGGGAAGTTCAAAATGCGATATTAACCGGTATCCAGCTTGACATGATGGCTGAAAAAGGAATGCTGGATGAACCTTTACAATCGATTATTGCAACAGATGAAGGCTTATACGGTATTGACGAGATATTAGCTTTTTCAATTGTGAACGTATACGGCTCAATTGGCTTTACAAACTACGGGTATATTGATAAACAAAAACCGGGAATTTTAAAGGAATTAAATGATAAATCATCAGGGAAGTGCAACACCTTCTTAGATGACATTGTAGGTGCGATCGCAGCCGCTGCTTCAAGCCGGTTAGCGCATCGCGCAGCGAACGCGGAATAA
- a CDS encoding TIGR01457 family HAD-type hydrolase codes for MKSYKGYLIDLDGTMYRGTELIKEAADFVKKLRDKKIPYLFVTNNSTRTPAQVAKKLRDFGIPAEENLVFTTSQATANYIYELKKDASVYVIGEEGIRTAIEEKGLQFGGEHADFVVVGLDRSISYEKLAVACLAVRNGATFISTNGDIALVTERGLLPGNGAITSVIAVSTQTQPIFIGKPESIIVEQALRVLGINKEDTLMVGDNYDTDILAGMNAGMDTLLVHTGVTTKEHLKRYEKQPTYVVDSLDQWEIL; via the coding sequence TTGAAGTCTTATAAAGGATATTTAATTGATCTTGACGGAACAATGTACCGCGGCACAGAACTCATTAAGGAAGCAGCCGATTTTGTGAAAAAATTGCGCGATAAAAAGATTCCCTATTTATTTGTTACAAATAATTCAACAAGAACACCTGCGCAAGTGGCAAAAAAACTGCGCGATTTTGGTATACCGGCTGAAGAAAATCTTGTTTTTACAACAAGCCAAGCAACAGCAAATTATATTTATGAATTGAAAAAAGATGCTTCCGTGTACGTGATCGGTGAAGAAGGGATCCGAACGGCGATTGAGGAAAAAGGACTGCAATTTGGGGGGGAACATGCGGATTTTGTCGTAGTAGGACTGGATCGTTCGATCAGTTATGAGAAATTAGCGGTGGCTTGTTTGGCGGTAAGAAATGGAGCAACCTTCATTTCTACAAATGGAGATATTGCACTTGTGACTGAAAGAGGCTTGCTGCCTGGGAATGGAGCAATTACATCGGTCATTGCTGTTTCGACGCAAACACAACCGATATTTATCGGAAAGCCTGAGTCGATTATTGTGGAACAGGCTTTAAGAGTGCTTGGAATTAATAAAGAGGATACTTTAATGGTCGGGGATAATTATGATACAGACATACTAGCAGGAATGAATGCTGGGATGGATACATTGCTTGTGCATACAGGTGTTACAACAAAAGAGCATTTAAAACGCTATGAAAAACAACCAACATATGTCGTTGATTCTCTAGACCAATGGGAAATTTTATAA